The Acidobacteriota bacterium genome contains the following window.
AGGCTCGGATGGGAATTCAACGGGATGAGGCTCCATGAACTCTACTTCGATAATCTCGGCGGGAGGGTTCCCCTCGATAAGAACGGTCCTCTTGCAGGGAAGCTGGCAGAAAACTTTGGAAGCCATGAGGCCTGGGAGAGAGATTTCAAAGCCACCGGGGCCATGCGCGGGATCGGCTGGGCCATCCTCTACCAGGATAATGTCGGCAGGAAGCTCATGAATTTCTGGATCAACGAACATGACGTTTCTCACCCGGCGGGATGCATTCCGATCCTCATAATGGATGTCTTCGAGCATGCCTTCATGATAGACTACGGGCTGAAGAGAGCGGACTACATCGAAGTCTTCTTCAGGAACATCGAGTGGCAGAATGTCAGCAATCGGCTCGGGAGTTTTTGATTTGAATTGTTACGCGGTAGAGACATTTCAGCTTCACAAGACATACATCAGGAGAAGATCGCTCAGGGATCTGGTCACACATCCCTTCAAGGCTGCTGAAATAGTGGAAGCCCTGAAGGACGTAAACCTCCACATTGAGAAAGGGGAGATCTTCGGCTTTCTGGGTCCAAACGGAGCGGGCAAGACCTCTCTCCTGAAGATCCTTTCCTGCCTTGTCCTTCCGACAAGAGGGCGCGCCACCGTCAACGGAGTCGACATCAGGAAGGAGAAGAAGGTCAAATCGAGCATCGGCCTCGTGACTTCCGATGAGAGAAGTTTTTACTGGCGCTTGAGCGGCATTGAAAATCTGAGGTTTTTCGCCAGGCTCTACGATATCGCGGGGGGAAATATAAAGAGTCGCATCAACGAGCTGATCGAAAGAATGGATTTAGGCAAAGTTGCTGCCCGACCGTTCATGAGTTATTCCTCGGGTATGAAACAGAGACTTTCCATCGCAAGGGCCCTGCTCCACAATCCTCCGATCCTCTTTCTCGATGAACCGACCAGGAGCCTCGATCCGCAAAGCGCCATCAATCTTAGAGAGTTCGTAAAGAAGGAATTGAACGGCAGAGAAGGGAAGACAATTCTCCTGGCGACTCATAACCTCAGAGAGGCAGAGGTCCTCTGTAACAGGATAGCAATCATGTCTGAAGGGATGGTGAAGGAGATTGGTTCGGTTGAGCGGATAAGGAGGATCGGGCTGAAGGGAAGACTATTTGCCCTCGAAGTTCATAATCTGCCACCGGAGGTCAGGGGAAATTACAGGATCATCCGGGAAGCCAAGACGAGCAACGGCAATATCCTCATCGAAGTTTCATTCGAGGGGAATGGCGAACTATCATCGCTCCTTGAAACAATCATCGGGAAGGGTGGAAAGGTCATCTCCTGTGACAGAATCGAGCCTGACCTCGAGGAAGCCTTCTCGAGGATTTTGAGAGGAAATTGATTCAGGTCGGGGGATGGTCAGGGTGCAAGTTTTGATCAATAGCATGATAAAGATCTGGGCGTTCATCAAGAGGGACTTCCTCACGGAGGTCAGTTATCGAGCTGCCTTTCTCGTCCAGATGGCGGGGATCATCTTTTCAATCCTCGTATGGTATTTCATCTCGAAGATAGTCCCACCGGACATAGCCGAGCTAAAAGGTCTGGATTATTTCTCCTGGGTTCTCATAGGAATCGCCTTTACATCCTATCTGAACACCGCGCTCAACTCTTTCGCGAGGAAGATCAGGAGCGAGCAGTTGACGGGAACGCTCGAGGCGATGCTCGTGACCCCCACAAGAACGCCGATGGTCATCTTCTCATCGGCGACCTGGGAGTTCATCTTCTCATCATTCCGTGTCGTCGTGTATCTTGCTCTCGGCACATTTCTTTTCAACGTGCAGGTGCATATGGAAAGCCTGCTTGCCTTCTGCATCGTCCTCCTTCTCACCATCCTGTCCTTCTCAGGGATCGGAATCCTTTCGGCAAGCTTTATCCTCTATTTCAAGAAAGGGGACCCGATCAATTTCTTCATAACGAGCGTGATGACCCTCTTTGGCGGGGTGCTCTTCCCTTACGAGAAATTGCCTCCCTATCTTATGAAGATATCTTATTTCCTCCCCATCACATATTCGCTGAATGCCATCAGGGATGCTCTTCTCAAGGGAGCACCTCTCGGAAAGCTTCAGAACGAGGTCCTCATCCTCGCCATTTTTGCCATCGTAATCGTTCCGCTGAGCCTTCTGGCTGCACGCTTTGCCATCAGGAAGGCCAAGGAAGAGGGCTCCCTCATCCAGTATTAAACAGAAATGCTGCATCGGCGGAATACTATTGACTTTAGCTATGCCTTATAGTAGTATTTGCGTCTCAAAAAGCTAAGGACAAGCAGCAACCAAATAATAATTTCAATGGAAATTTGCTTTTAGAAAGCCATAGCTTGTGAAAATTTTCCATAATCAATTCCTGGAAAGGAGAAAGAAGAGTCATGAGTAATCCAGAAGGAAAGAAGCTTGAGTTCAAGGGAGGCAAGCTCTCTGTTCCGGAGAATCCCATCATCCCATTCATCCGCGGAGACGGTGTGGGACCCGACATCTGGGCCGCTGCCGTACGGGTCTTCGAAGCCGCCGTGAAGAAGGCTTACAGGGGAGAAAGGATCATCGTCTGGAAAGAGATATATGCTGGGGAATCGGCTTTCAATATGTTTAATGAATGGCTTCCGCAGGCAGCCGTCGATGCCGTGAAGGAGCATCTCATTGCCATCAAGGGGCCTCTGACGACTCCGGTGGGCGGCGGGATCAGGAGCCTCAACGTTGCGTTGAGACATATCCTCGACCTCTATGCCTGCGTGAGACCTGTGCGCTATCTAAGAGGAACACCCTCTCCGGTGACCCATCCCGAACATGTAAACTTCATGATCTTCAGAGAAAACACAGAAGATGTCTATGCCGGAATCGAGTGGAAATCCGGGACTGACGATGTCATGAAGATCATCAGGTTCCTGAAGGAAGAGATGAAGAAGAACGTGAGGGAAGACTCGGGGATCGGCATTAAGCCGATATCTCCCTTTGGCTCGAAGAGGCTCGTGAAGAAAGCCATCCAGTATGCCATCGATCACAACAGGGAAAGTGTCACTCTCGTGCACAAGGGGAACATCATGAAGTTCACCGAAGGGGCATTCAAAGAATGGGGATACGAAGTGGCGCAGGAGTTCGGCGATAAGGTGATCACCGAGATGGAGGTTGCAGAGAAGTTCGGCGGCACGGTGCCGAAAGGAAAGATCATCATCAAAGACAGGATCGCCGACTCGATGTTCCAGCAGATTCTGCTCCGTCCGAAGGAATATCAGGTTATTGCAACTCCAAACCTCAACGGCGACTACCTTTCTGACGCGGCGGCCGCGCAGATTGGCGGACTCGGCCTGGCACCAGGGGCCAATATGAGCGACACGATTGCCTTCTTTGAGGCGACGCACGGAACAGCTCCAAAATATGCCGGGCTCGATAAGATCAATCCAGGTTCGCTCATTCTGTCCGGCTTGATGATGCTTGAATATCTGGGCTGGAAGGAAGCTGCGGACCTCATCTTCCGGGCCATGGAAAAGACCATTTCCAGCAGAGTTGTCACCTATGACCTCGCCAGACAGATGGAGGGGGCGAAGGAAGTAAAGTGCTCGGAGTTCGGCTCGGCCATCATCGCAAACTTATAAGGCATGACGAAAGCAATATGCTTCATTAGAGTGAAATGAGCATCGGCATCGTTTCCCGACATGAGGCAGATTTTGGAATAATCAACGCAATTTTGCCAGTAACAGACAGGAGGGAAAAAATGAAGAAAAAAATCACGGTGATCGGAGCAGGCCATGTGGGTGAGCACGTGGCGCAGAGGCTTGCGCATAAGGAGCTGGGAGACATCATCCTACTCGATATCATTGAGGATATGCCGAAGGGGAAAGGGCTCGACATGTATCAGGCTAACCCCATTTACGGGTCTGACAGCATGGTTCTCGGCACCAATTCATACGATGATACGAAGAACTCTGATCTCGTCGTTCTGACGGCCGGTCTTCCCAGGAAACCAGGAATGAGCCGCAGCGACCTCCTCGACATGAACACGGAGATCGTCAAGGGGTGCTCGGAGCAGATTAAGAAGACCTCTCCCAACGCTATTGTCATCGTCGTCAGTAACCCACTTGACGTCATGGCCTACGTGACTCTTAAAGTGACCGGATTCCCGAAACACAGAGTCATCGGCATGGCAGGGATACTGGATACGGCCAGATTTAGAGCCTTTCTCGCCATGGAGCTTGGAGTTTCAGCTGCCAGCATCAACACGCTCGTGCTCGGTGGCCATGGAGACAGCATGGTCCCGCTTCCGAGATACTCGACGGTCGGTGGCATTCCCATCACAGAACTCCTTTCACAGGACAGGATCAACGCAATCGTGGACAGGACCAGACAGGGCGGTGGAGAGATCGTAAAGCTGCTCAAGACTGGAAGTGCCTATTATGCGCCGGCTGATGCTTGTGTGGAAATGACAGAATCAATAATCAAGGATAAGAAGAAAGTCCTGCCCTGTTCCGTCTATCTCGAAGGTGAGTACGGGATCAAAGGATGCTTCGTCGGCGTTCCAGTGAAGCTCGGGATCAACGGTATCGAAAATATCTACGAGATAAAGCTGGATGCCGCAGAAATAGATGCCCTCAAAAAATCAGCGGCCGCCGTCATGGAAGATCAGTCCAGGTTGAAACTATAGCCCTGAAGAACGCCCCCGGATAGATTCTCGATCATTCCGTCAGAGCGGCGCAGAAAGCGATTCGAAGCAAACACTTATAGGATGGGTGATCTTACCGAAACGAGGATTATTCATCCAACACGCATGAGGCATTCCATGAGAGAGATTGAGTCAAGCACGATCATAGAGGATGTATCCAGGGCCTGTATCGAAGCCAACAACGACATCGGCGAAGATATGGTGAGGATCTTCCAGGAAGCCTTTGAAAAAGAGGAATCGGAATCCGGAAAAGATGTATTGAGACAGCTCATCGAGAACGCGAAGATAGCAAAAGAAGAATGGCTTCCCTACTGCCAGGATACAGGCTTTGCCGTCTTCTTCGTGGAACTCGGTCAGGATGTTCACATTAAGGGAGCGACTCTGGAGCAGGCAATTAACGAAGGGGTGAGAAGGGGGTATAAGGAGGGATATCTGAGAGCCTCCATCGTCTCCGATCCACTGAGAAGAAAAAATACGGGCGA
Protein-coding sequences here:
- the mdh gene encoding malate dehydrogenase, translated to MKKKITVIGAGHVGEHVAQRLAHKELGDIILLDIIEDMPKGKGLDMYQANPIYGSDSMVLGTNSYDDTKNSDLVVLTAGLPRKPGMSRSDLLDMNTEIVKGCSEQIKKTSPNAIVIVVSNPLDVMAYVTLKVTGFPKHRVIGMAGILDTARFRAFLAMELGVSAASINTLVLGGHGDSMVPLPRYSTVGGIPITELLSQDRINAIVDRTRQGGGEIVKLLKTGSAYYAPADACVEMTESIIKDKKKVLPCSVYLEGEYGIKGCFVGVPVKLGINGIENIYEIKLDAAEIDALKKSAAAVMEDQSRLKL
- a CDS encoding ABC transporter ATP-binding protein, whose amino-acid sequence is MSAIGSGVFDLNCYAVETFQLHKTYIRRRSLRDLVTHPFKAAEIVEALKDVNLHIEKGEIFGFLGPNGAGKTSLLKILSCLVLPTRGRATVNGVDIRKEKKVKSSIGLVTSDERSFYWRLSGIENLRFFARLYDIAGGNIKSRINELIERMDLGKVAARPFMSYSSGMKQRLSIARALLHNPPILFLDEPTRSLDPQSAINLREFVKKELNGREGKTILLATHNLREAEVLCNRIAIMSEGMVKEIGSVERIRRIGLKGRLFALEVHNLPPEVRGNYRIIREAKTSNGNILIEVSFEGNGELSSLLETIIGKGGKVISCDRIEPDLEEAFSRILRGN
- a CDS encoding Fe-Mn family superoxide dismutase, translating into MIYTAKDYSYLIGMEGFSEALLKNHFTLYQGYVTNTNKLIETLAGMLKDGKIGTPEYAELKRRLGWEFNGMRLHELYFDNLGGRVPLDKNGPLAGKLAENFGSHEAWERDFKATGAMRGIGWAILYQDNVGRKLMNFWINEHDVSHPAGCIPILIMDVFEHAFMIDYGLKRADYIEVFFRNIEWQNVSNRLGSF
- the icd gene encoding isocitrate dehydrogenase (NADP(+)) gives rise to the protein MSNPEGKKLEFKGGKLSVPENPIIPFIRGDGVGPDIWAAAVRVFEAAVKKAYRGERIIVWKEIYAGESAFNMFNEWLPQAAVDAVKEHLIAIKGPLTTPVGGGIRSLNVALRHILDLYACVRPVRYLRGTPSPVTHPEHVNFMIFRENTEDVYAGIEWKSGTDDVMKIIRFLKEEMKKNVREDSGIGIKPISPFGSKRLVKKAIQYAIDHNRESVTLVHKGNIMKFTEGAFKEWGYEVAQEFGDKVITEMEVAEKFGGTVPKGKIIIKDRIADSMFQQILLRPKEYQVIATPNLNGDYLSDAAAAQIGGLGLAPGANMSDTIAFFEATHGTAPKYAGLDKINPGSLILSGLMMLEYLGWKEAADLIFRAMEKTISSRVVTYDLARQMEGAKEVKCSEFGSAIIANL
- a CDS encoding ABC transporter permease, yielding MQVLINSMIKIWAFIKRDFLTEVSYRAAFLVQMAGIIFSILVWYFISKIVPPDIAELKGLDYFSWVLIGIAFTSYLNTALNSFARKIRSEQLTGTLEAMLVTPTRTPMVIFSSATWEFIFSSFRVVVYLALGTFLFNVQVHMESLLAFCIVLLLTILSFSGIGILSASFILYFKKGDPINFFITSVMTLFGGVLFPYEKLPPYLMKISYFLPITYSLNAIRDALLKGAPLGKLQNEVLILAIFAIVIVPLSLLAARFAIRKAKEEGSLIQY